In Salmonella enterica subsp. enterica serovar Typhimurium str. LT2, a single window of DNA contains:
- a CDS encoding putative diguanylate cyclase/phosphodiesterase (similar to E. coli orf, hypothetical protein (AAC74885.1); Blastp hit to AAC74885.1 (542 aa), 75% identity in aa 5 - 540), translated as MGEIFISSSSTPRFPTTLAVSRLAFVANAYWAARMQTAQRIINHYRRNRFIVCTICALVTLILTLSIRFISERNLNHHRTVAFANHAVDALDNVLHPLLVGRNILLPLLELPCATAHLPLRKQAARLQTIRSIGLVKEGILYCSSIFGARNTPIRQLQPDLPAVGDLLLLSTDQSLLKGSPILIQWYPASADGQDGVMEIVNIDLLTTMLLEPQQPQITSASLTVGKRHLLYGRGVVDTLPELKKDEERYQLSSRHFPFTISVSGPSAGVLAFKHLPTQLPLAVLLSLLIGYIAWLATASRMSFSWEINLALAEREFELFCQPLLNARTQQCTGVEILLRWNNPRQGWISPDVFIPIAEEHNLIAPLTRYVIAETIRQRHYFPINHQFHIGINVAASHFRHGVLLKDLNQYWFSAEPVQQLVLELTERDALLDVDYRLMRELHRKGVKLAIDDFGTGNSSLSWLEKLRPDILKIDKSFTAAIGTDAVNSTVTDIIIALGQRLNIELVAEGVENQTQAQHLRQHGVQMLQGYLYAKPMPISEFPQWLAGSAPPPARHNGQIMSAMPHL; from the coding sequence ATGGGCGAAATTTTTATCTCTTCCTCGTCGACTCCACGTTTCCCCACTACACTTGCTGTGTCGCGGTTGGCTTTTGTCGCCAACGCTTATTGGGCGGCCCGCATGCAAACAGCACAACGGATCATCAATCATTATCGCCGTAATCGTTTCATTGTTTGCACGATTTGTGCACTGGTCACGCTCATTCTTACGCTGAGCATCCGATTTATTTCGGAGCGGAACTTAAATCACCATCGCACGGTTGCATTCGCGAATCATGCCGTTGATGCGCTGGATAATGTGCTGCATCCTCTCCTGGTCGGACGAAACATACTGCTCCCCTTGCTTGAGCTTCCGTGCGCGACCGCGCATTTGCCGTTGCGTAAGCAAGCCGCCCGCCTACAAACCATTCGTTCTATCGGGCTGGTAAAAGAGGGAATTCTCTATTGCTCAAGCATTTTTGGCGCCCGTAATACTCCCATACGCCAGCTTCAGCCCGATCTTCCCGCAGTCGGCGATCTGCTGCTACTTTCCACAGACCAATCGTTACTCAAGGGAAGCCCGATCCTCATTCAGTGGTATCCCGCCTCTGCCGATGGCCAGGATGGCGTGATGGAAATTGTGAATATTGACTTGCTGACGACTATGCTACTTGAGCCGCAGCAGCCGCAAATTACCAGCGCCAGCCTGACGGTCGGCAAACGACACCTGTTATATGGTCGGGGCGTGGTCGATACTCTTCCGGAATTAAAAAAAGATGAAGAGCGTTACCAGCTTTCATCGCGACATTTCCCTTTTACTATCAGCGTCAGCGGGCCGTCGGCAGGCGTACTGGCGTTCAAACATCTCCCGACGCAGTTACCGCTGGCCGTATTGCTTAGCCTGTTGATCGGTTATATCGCCTGGCTGGCAACGGCCAGCAGAATGAGCTTTTCCTGGGAAATTAATCTGGCCCTTGCCGAACGGGAGTTTGAGCTATTTTGTCAGCCGTTGCTTAATGCCCGCACGCAGCAGTGTACCGGCGTTGAGATCCTGTTACGCTGGAACAACCCGCGCCAGGGCTGGATCTCACCGGATGTTTTTATTCCTATCGCCGAGGAACATAACCTGATAGCGCCGCTGACCCGCTATGTGATTGCGGAAACCATTCGGCAGCGGCACTACTTCCCCATCAACCATCAGTTTCATATCGGCATCAATGTAGCGGCAAGCCATTTCCGACACGGCGTGCTTCTCAAAGATCTTAATCAGTACTGGTTTAGTGCGGAACCTGTTCAGCAACTGGTGCTGGAGCTCACGGAACGCGACGCGTTGCTTGACGTTGATTACCGCCTGATGCGCGAGCTGCATCGTAAAGGCGTGAAGTTAGCCATCGATGATTTTGGCACAGGAAACAGCTCGCTCTCCTGGCTGGAAAAACTGCGGCCGGATATTTTGAAAATCGATAAATCCTTCACCGCCGCCATCGGTACCGATGCGGTCAATTCAACGGTGACCGATATTATTATCGCGCTGGGGCAAAGACTGAATATTGAACTGGTGGCGGAAGGGGTCGAAAACCAGACGCAGGCACAGCATTTGCGCCAGCATGGCGTGCAAATGTTACAGGGCTATCTCTATGCGAAGCCGATGCCCATTAGCGAATTTCCACAGTGGCTGGCGGGCAGCGCGCCGCCGCCCGCCCGGCATAACGGACAGATTATGTCCGCGATGCCGCATCTATAG
- the yoaE gene encoding putative inner membrane protein (similar to E. coli putative transport protein (AAC74886.1); Blastp hit to AAC74886.1 (518 aa), 90% identity in aa 1 - 518) has translation MELLMDPSIWVGLLTLVVLEIVLGIDNLVFIAILADKLPPKQRDKARLIGLSLALIMRLALLSIISWLVTLTKPLFTVWDFTFSGRDLIMLLGGIFLLFKATTELHERLENREHDTGHGKGYASFWVVVTQIVILDAVFSLDAVITAVGMVNHLPVMMAAVVIAMAVMLLASKPLTRFVNQHPTVVVLCLSFLLMIGLSLVAEGFGFHIPKGYLYAAIGFSIVIEVFNQIARRNFIRHQSTLPLRARTADAILRLMGGKRQASTQHETDSPAAISVSEGAFAEEERYMINGVLTLASRSLRGIMTPRGEISWVDANLSVAEIRQQLLSSPHSLFPVCRGELDEIIGIVRAKELLVALEEGADVAAIAASSPAIVVPETLDPINLLGVLRRARGSFVIVTNEFGVVQGLVTPLDVLEAIAGEFPDADETPEIVADAEGWIVKGGTDLHALQQALEVDHLVNEEGDIATVAGLVIAANGHIPRVGDVIDVPPLRITIVEANDYRVDLVRIVKEQPAHDEEE, from the coding sequence ATGGAATTATTAATGGATCCCTCAATTTGGGTGGGTTTACTCACGCTCGTCGTCCTGGAAATTGTTCTGGGTATCGATAACCTGGTCTTTATCGCGATCCTCGCCGATAAATTGCCGCCAAAGCAGCGTGACAAAGCGCGTCTTATCGGGCTCTCGCTGGCGCTGATTATGCGTCTGGCGCTGCTGTCCATTATTTCGTGGCTGGTGACCTTAACAAAGCCGCTCTTTACCGTCTGGGATTTTACCTTCTCCGGCCGCGATTTAATTATGCTGCTGGGCGGTATATTCCTGCTGTTTAAAGCGACCACCGAGCTGCATGAACGTCTGGAAAACCGCGAGCATGACACCGGACACGGTAAAGGCTATGCGAGCTTCTGGGTGGTAGTCACGCAGATTGTCATCCTGGATGCGGTCTTCTCGCTGGACGCCGTGATTACGGCGGTAGGTATGGTAAACCATCTGCCGGTTATGATGGCGGCGGTGGTGATTGCGATGGCGGTGATGCTACTGGCGTCAAAACCGCTGACCCGTTTTGTCAACCAGCATCCGACGGTGGTGGTGCTCTGTCTGAGTTTCCTGCTGATGATCGGCTTGAGCCTGGTGGCGGAAGGGTTTGGTTTCCATATTCCGAAAGGCTACCTGTACGCGGCAATTGGTTTCTCGATCGTTATCGAGGTGTTTAACCAGATTGCGCGCCGCAACTTTATTCGTCATCAGTCCACGTTGCCGCTGCGCGCGCGTACTGCGGACGCTATCCTGCGTCTGATGGGCGGTAAACGCCAGGCGAGTACGCAACATGAAACGGATAGCCCGGCCGCGATATCGGTGTCGGAAGGCGCCTTCGCCGAAGAAGAACGCTACATGATTAACGGCGTACTGACTCTGGCGTCGCGCTCCCTGCGCGGCATTATGACGCCGCGAGGCGAAATTAGTTGGGTGGATGCGAATCTCAGCGTAGCTGAAATCCGTCAGCAGTTACTCTCTTCTCCGCATAGCCTGTTCCCGGTATGTCGGGGCGAGCTGGATGAAATTATCGGTATCGTTCGCGCGAAAGAGTTGCTGGTGGCGCTGGAAGAGGGCGCGGATGTTGCGGCTATCGCCGCGTCTTCCCCGGCGATAGTGGTGCCGGAAACGCTTGATCCTATCAATCTGTTAGGCGTTTTGCGCCGCGCGCGCGGCAGTTTCGTTATCGTCACTAACGAGTTCGGCGTGGTGCAGGGGCTGGTTACGCCGCTGGATGTGCTGGAAGCGATTGCCGGTGAGTTCCCGGATGCCGATGAAACGCCGGAAATCGTTGCCGATGCCGAGGGCTGGATAGTGAAGGGTGGCACCGATCTCCATGCGCTACAGCAGGCGCTGGAAGTTGACCATCTGGTGAACGAAGAGGGCGATATTGCGACGGTCGCGGGGTTAGTGATCGCCGCTAATGGCCATATTCCTCGTGTAGGCGATGTCATTGATGTTCCGCCCCTGCGGATCACCATTGTCGAGGCCAACGACTATCGTGTCGATCTGGTTCGAATTGTTAAAGAACAGCCTGCCCACGACGAAGAGGAATAA
- a CDS encoding putative cytoplasmic protein has translation MMEIRNFVFDNEKFRSVKYPGYISLQRKVNLCQKPVVSVMFSFRLIRMGYRAAARCMDRHRRHFTLWPFCACQSGISCHSLTLFIALPPASFEMLWAPFSHSLSRSLSWNY, from the coding sequence GTGATGGAGATCCGTAATTTTGTTTTCGATAATGAGAAATTTCGAAGTGTAAAATATCCTGGTTACATCTCTTTGCAAAGGAAGGTAAATCTTTGCCAAAAACCAGTTGTCTCTGTTATGTTTAGCTTCCGTTTAATTAGAATGGGGTATAGGGCAGCAGCCCGTTGTATGGATCGTCACCGACGTCATTTCACTCTTTGGCCGTTTTGCGCCTGTCAATCTGGCATATCTTGCCATAGCCTTACTTTGTTTATTGCGTTACCGCCTGCATCCTTTGAGATGTTGTGGGCGCCGTTTAGTCATTCCTTAAGCAGGAGCTTGTCATGGAATTATTAA
- the manX gene encoding mannose-specific enzyme IIAB (Sugar Specific PTS family; similar to E. coli PTS enzyme IIAB, mannose-specific (AAC74887.1); Blastp hit to AAC74887.1 (323 aa), 95% identity in aa 1 - 323) — MTIAIVIGTHGWAAEQLLKTAEMLLGEQENVGWIDFVPGENAETLIEKYNAQLAKLDTSKGVLFLVDTWGGSPFNAASRIVVDKERYEVIAGVNIPMLVETFMARDDDPSFDELVALAVETGREGVKALKAKPVEKAAPAPVAAAPKAAAPAKPMGPNDYMVIGLARIDDRLIHGQVATRWTKETNVSRIIVVSDEVAADTVRKTLLTQVAPPGVTAHVVDVAKMIRVYNNPKYAGERVMLLFTNPTDVERIVEGGVKVTSVNIGGMAYRQGKTQVNNAVSVDEKDIEAFKKLNERGIELEVRKVSTDPKLKMMDLIAKVAK; from the coding sequence GTGACCATTGCTATTGTTATAGGCACACATGGTTGGGCTGCAGAGCAGTTACTTAAAACAGCCGAAATGCTGTTAGGCGAGCAGGAAAACGTCGGCTGGATCGATTTCGTTCCAGGCGAAAATGCCGAAACGCTGATCGAAAAGTACAACGCTCAGTTGGCTAAACTCGATACCAGTAAAGGCGTGCTATTTCTCGTTGATACATGGGGAGGCAGTCCGTTTAATGCTGCCAGCCGCATTGTCGTCGATAAAGAGCGCTATGAAGTTATTGCCGGCGTCAACATCCCGATGCTGGTCGAAACGTTTATGGCTCGTGACGACGATCCGAGCTTTGACGAGCTGGTCGCACTGGCGGTAGAAACCGGTCGTGAAGGCGTAAAAGCGCTGAAAGCGAAACCGGTAGAAAAAGCCGCGCCAGCGCCAGTCGCCGCCGCGCCAAAAGCGGCCGCACCGGCAAAACCGATGGGCCCGAATGATTATATGGTTATCGGGCTTGCCCGTATTGATGACCGCCTCATTCACGGTCAGGTCGCTACCCGCTGGACCAAAGAGACCAATGTCAGCCGTATTATTGTTGTGAGCGATGAAGTGGCGGCGGATACCGTTCGTAAAACGCTGCTGACGCAAGTTGCGCCGCCGGGCGTTACGGCGCATGTGGTTGACGTCGCGAAGATGATTCGCGTCTACAATAACCCGAAATACGCCGGCGAACGCGTGATGCTTCTGTTTACCAATCCTACCGACGTCGAGCGCATCGTTGAGGGCGGCGTGAAAGTCACTTCCGTGAACATTGGCGGTATGGCCTATCGTCAAGGTAAAACGCAGGTGAACAACGCCGTTTCCGTCGATGAAAAGGATATCGAAGCCTTTAAAAAGCTCAACGAGCGCGGCATCGAGCTTGAGGTGCGTAAAGTTTCCACCGATCCGAAACTGAAAATGATGGATTTAATTGCCAAAGTGGCGAAATAA
- the manY gene encoding mannose-specific enzyme IIC (Sugar Specific PTS family; similar to E. coli PTS enzyme IIC, mannose-specific (AAC74888.1); Blastp hit to AAC74888.1 (266 aa), 94% identity in aa 1 - 266) has translation MEITTLQIVLVFIVACIAGMESVLDEFQFHRPLIACTLIGAVLGDMKTGIIIGGTLEMIALGWMNIGAAVAPDAALASIISTVLVIAGHQSIGAGIALAIPLAAAGQVLTIIVRTITVAFQHAADKAAENGNLTALSWLHVSSLFLQAMRIAIPAVIVAISVGTSEVQGMLNAIPEVVTGGLNIAGGMIVVVGYAMVINMMRAGYLMPFFYLGFVTAAFTNFNLVALGVIGAVMAILYIQLSPKYNRVAGAPAAAAGNNDLDNELD, from the coding sequence ATGGAGATTACCACTCTTCAGATTGTGCTGGTGTTCATCGTCGCATGTATCGCGGGTATGGAGTCGGTACTTGATGAATTTCAGTTCCACCGTCCGCTGATCGCCTGTACCTTAATCGGCGCCGTTCTGGGGGACATGAAAACCGGTATTATCATCGGCGGTACTCTGGAAATGATCGCTCTGGGCTGGATGAACATCGGTGCTGCCGTTGCGCCTGATGCCGCACTGGCGTCCATCATCTCTACCGTTCTGGTCATCGCCGGGCATCAAAGCATTGGCGCCGGTATCGCGCTGGCGATTCCGCTGGCGGCGGCAGGCCAGGTACTGACCATTATCGTTCGTACCATCACCGTGGCATTCCAGCACGCGGCGGACAAGGCGGCTGAAAACGGCAACCTGACGGCGCTCTCCTGGCTGCACGTTTCTTCTCTGTTCCTGCAGGCAATGCGTATCGCTATCCCGGCGGTTATCGTTGCCATCTCCGTAGGCACCAGCGAAGTACAGGGAATGCTGAATGCGATTCCTGAAGTCGTCACAGGCGGTCTGAACATCGCCGGCGGCATGATCGTCGTGGTTGGTTATGCGATGGTTATCAATATGATGCGCGCAGGCTACCTGATGCCGTTCTTCTACCTCGGTTTCGTCACCGCGGCTTTCACAAACTTCAACCTGGTCGCACTGGGTGTCATCGGCGCAGTGATGGCTATTCTTTACATCCAGCTGAGCCCGAAATACAACCGTGTAGCGGGCGCGCCTGCAGCGGCTGCTGGCAATAACGATCTCGATAACGAACTGGACTAA
- the manZ gene encoding mannose-specific enzyme IID (Sugar Specific PTS family; similar to E. coli PTS enzyme IID, mannose-specific (AAC74889.1); Blastp hit to AAC74889.1 (286 aa), 92% identity in aa 1 - 285), producing the protein MSEMVDMTKTTTEKKLTPSDIRGVFLRSNLFQGSWNFERMQALGFCFSMVPAIRRLYPENNDARKQAIKRHLEFFNTHPYVAAPVLGVTLAMEEKRANGAEIDDGAINGIKVGLMGPLAGVGDPIFWGTVRPVFAALGAGIAMSGSLLGPLLFFILFNLVRLATRYYGVAYGYRKGVDIVKDMGGGFLQKLTEGASILGLFVMGALVNKWTHVNIPLVVSTITGQDGQTRVTTVQTILDQLMPGLVPLLLTFACMWLLRKKVNPLWIIVGFFVIGIAGYSVGLLGQ; encoded by the coding sequence GTGAGCGAAATGGTTGATATGACTAAAACTACCACCGAGAAAAAACTCACTCCGAGCGATATTCGCGGCGTATTTCTTCGTTCTAACCTGTTCCAGGGGTCATGGAACTTCGAACGTATGCAAGCGCTGGGCTTCTGCTTCTCTATGGTGCCGGCGATTCGTCGCCTGTATCCGGAGAATAATGACGCGCGTAAACAGGCGATTAAACGTCACCTGGAGTTCTTTAACACTCATCCTTACGTTGCGGCGCCGGTACTGGGCGTGACCCTGGCAATGGAAGAAAAGCGTGCGAACGGTGCAGAGATTGACGATGGCGCTATCAACGGTATCAAAGTCGGTCTGATGGGACCGCTGGCAGGCGTCGGCGACCCTATCTTCTGGGGTACCGTCCGTCCCGTATTCGCGGCGCTGGGCGCAGGTATTGCAATGAGCGGCAGCCTGCTTGGTCCGCTGCTGTTTTTCATCCTGTTTAACCTGGTGCGTCTGGCGACCCGTTATTATGGCGTGGCTTATGGCTACCGCAAAGGCGTCGATATCGTTAAAGATATGGGCGGCGGCTTCCTGCAAAAACTGACTGAGGGGGCGTCAATCCTCGGCCTGTTTGTCATGGGGGCATTGGTTAACAAGTGGACGCATGTGAATATCCCGCTGGTGGTTTCCACCATCACCGGTCAGGATGGTCAGACACGCGTTACCACCGTGCAAACCATTCTCGACCAGCTGATGCCGGGTCTGGTTCCGCTACTGTTGACCTTTGCCTGTATGTGGCTGCTGCGTAAGAAAGTTAACCCGCTGTGGATTATCGTGGGCTTCTTCGTCATTGGTATCGCCGGCTACTCCGTAGGACTGCTGGGCCAGTAA
- a CDS encoding putative inner membrane protein (similar to E. coli orf, hypothetical protein (AAC74890.1); Blastp hit to AAC74890.1 (152 aa), 88% identity in aa 1 - 152), with the protein MTITDLVLILFIAALLAYALYDQFIMPRRNGPTLLSIALLRRGRVDSVIFVGLVAILIYNNVTSHGAQMTTWLLSALALMGFYIFWIRTPRIIFKQRGFFFANVWIEYNRIKEMNLSEDGVLVMQLEQRRLLIRVRNIDDLEKIYKLLIENQYLKI; encoded by the coding sequence ATGACTATCACGGACCTGGTGCTGATTCTCTTTATTGCCGCATTATTGGCTTACGCTCTCTACGATCAGTTCATCATGCCCCGTCGCAATGGCCCCACTCTGCTTTCTATAGCCCTGCTCCGCCGCGGTCGCGTAGACAGCGTTATCTTCGTTGGGCTGGTCGCCATCCTTATTTATAACAACGTAACCAGCCACGGAGCGCAGATGACCACATGGTTATTAAGCGCGCTGGCGTTAATGGGGTTTTATATATTCTGGATCCGCACGCCACGGATCATCTTTAAACAACGTGGCTTTTTCTTCGCCAATGTCTGGATAGAATATAACCGTATTAAAGAGATGAATTTATCGGAAGACGGCGTACTGGTGATGCAATTAGAACAACGACGCTTGCTTATCCGTGTACGCAATATCGACGATCTGGAAAAAATATATAAACTTCTTATTGAAAATCAATATCTTAAGATATAG
- the yebN gene encoding putative YebN family transport protein (similar to E. coli orf, hypothetical protein (AAC74891.1); Blastp hit to AAC74891.1 (206 aa), 90% identity in aa 1 - 206), whose protein sequence is MFAGGSDVFNGYPGQDVVMHFTATVLLAFGMSMDAFAASIGKGATLHKPKFSEALRTGLIFGAVETLTPLIGWGLGILASKFVLEWNHWIAFVLLIFLGGRMIIEGIRGGSDEDETPLRRHSFWLLVTTAIATSLDAMAVGVGLAFLQVNIIATALAIGCATLIMSTLGMMIGRFIGPMLGKRAEILGGVVLIGIGVQILWTHFHG, encoded by the coding sequence ATGTTTGCTGGGGGCAGTGATGTGTTTAATGGATACCCCGGTCAGGACGTTGTCATGCACTTTACTGCTACTGTTCTTCTCGCTTTCGGCATGTCGATGGATGCTTTCGCGGCATCAATTGGCAAAGGCGCCACCCTACATAAACCCAAATTCTCAGAAGCGTTGCGTACCGGTCTTATCTTTGGCGCGGTTGAAACGCTAACCCCGTTGATCGGCTGGGGGCTGGGGATATTGGCGAGTAAATTCGTTCTGGAATGGAACCACTGGATAGCCTTTGTTCTGCTGATCTTTCTGGGCGGACGCATGATCATCGAAGGTATCCGCGGCGGTAGTGATGAAGATGAAACACCGTTACGTCGTCACAGCTTTTGGCTATTAGTCACGACGGCTATCGCGACCAGCCTCGATGCGATGGCGGTTGGCGTCGGTCTGGCGTTTTTGCAGGTAAACATCATCGCTACCGCATTAGCTATCGGTTGCGCCACGCTTATCATGTCCACCCTAGGGATGATGATCGGTCGCTTTATCGGCCCAATGCTGGGTAAGCGTGCTGAAATTCTCGGCGGGGTCGTACTGATAGGAATTGGCGTCCAGATCCTCTGGACGCATTTTCACGGTTAA
- the rrmA gene encoding 23S rRNA m1G745 methyltransferase (similar to E. coli putative enzyme (AAC74892.1); Blastp hit to AAC74892.1 (269 aa), 80% identity in aa 1 - 268): MSFTCPLCHQPLTQINNSVICPQRHQFDVAKEGYINLLPVQHKRSRDPGDSAEMMQARRAFLDAGHYQPLRDAVINLLRERLDQSATAILDIGCGEGYYTHAFAEALPGVTTFGLDVAKTAIKAAAKRYSQVKFCVASSHRLPFADASMDAVIRIYAPCKAQELARVVKPGGWVVTATPGPHHLMELKGLIYDEVRLHAPYTEQLDGFTLQQSTRLAYHMQLTAEAAVALLQMTPFAWRARPDVWEQLAASAGLSCQTDFNLHLWQRNR, encoded by the coding sequence ATGTCGTTTACCTGTCCGCTTTGCCATCAGCCGCTTACGCAGATTAATAACAGCGTTATATGTCCACAGCGCCATCAGTTTGATGTGGCGAAAGAGGGTTACATCAATCTGCTGCCGGTACAGCATAAACGTTCGCGCGATCCGGGCGACAGCGCCGAAATGATGCAGGCGAGGAGAGCGTTTCTTGATGCAGGCCATTATCAGCCGCTGCGCGATGCCGTGATTAACCTGTTGCGCGAGCGGCTGGATCAGTCGGCCACGGCGATTCTGGATATCGGCTGCGGCGAGGGGTATTACACTCATGCTTTTGCCGAGGCGTTGCCGGGAGTCACCACGTTTGGACTGGACGTTGCTAAAACGGCGATCAAAGCGGCGGCGAAACGCTATTCGCAGGTGAAGTTTTGTGTGGCGTCAAGCCATCGACTGCCCTTTGCCGATGCGTCAATGGATGCGGTGATCAGAATCTACGCCCCGTGTAAGGCGCAGGAATTGGCGCGTGTGGTGAAACCTGGTGGTTGGGTCGTTACCGCCACGCCAGGGCCGCATCATCTGATGGAACTAAAAGGGCTCATTTATGATGAGGTGCGTTTACATGCGCCGTATACCGAGCAGCTCGACGGATTCACATTGCAGCAGAGTACCCGCCTTGCTTATCACATGCAGCTCACCGCCGAAGCGGCTGTAGCACTGTTGCAAATGACGCCATTTGCCTGGCGCGCCAGGCCAGACGTGTGGGAACAACTGGCTGCCAGCGCCGGACTTAGCTGCCAGACGGATTTCAACCTTCATCTCTGGCAGCGTAACCGTTAA